The Streptomyces sp. CC0208 genome window below encodes:
- a CDS encoding aminotransferase class I/II-fold pyridoxal phosphate-dependent enzyme gives MHTRDTVIDPPYNTTMGPHRFRNNQRMVPAGEAAWKLAAAHGMLDIRVDASGGQNRLRDVRTGHEFLNLASCSYLGLNSHPTVVESGVEALRTENVTGLAMAEFRIRLEAAHRLEEELSALFGTPVLPSISCGVISAAVLPLLASGHITGTDPLVVVFDRFAHFSMNFLKPVVADETLVLTSPHNDMDFLEDVCRKYPRVAYVCEGAYSTGGLADLEGIRALQEKYGMYVYMDDSHALSTQGPNGEGYARSVFRELDERTMIVASTAKAFGSTGGIAMLGSSSVFDFLYRSGPMGWSQGLRTAAIGTTLGSIAVHRSPELGERQRQLAENIALFDQRMSNRPIRGVGSHIKFVTVGENDWAVELATELYRRGYYCSAMFFPVVPRGQAGIRLMLRGDMTTAMTEKFVDTLQDVLDGFL, from the coding sequence ATGCATACCCGCGACACCGTGATCGACCCCCCTTACAACACCACGATGGGACCGCACCGGTTCCGCAACAACCAGCGCATGGTCCCGGCGGGCGAGGCAGCCTGGAAGCTGGCCGCGGCGCACGGCATGCTCGACATCCGGGTCGACGCCAGTGGCGGCCAGAACCGGCTGCGCGACGTACGCACAGGGCATGAGTTCCTGAACCTCGCCTCCTGTTCCTACCTCGGCCTCAACAGCCATCCGACAGTCGTCGAGAGCGGCGTCGAGGCATTGCGGACCGAGAACGTCACCGGGCTGGCCATGGCCGAGTTCCGGATCCGCCTGGAGGCGGCCCACCGCCTCGAGGAGGAGCTCTCGGCGCTGTTCGGCACGCCCGTGCTGCCCTCGATCTCCTGCGGGGTCATCAGCGCGGCGGTGCTGCCGCTGCTGGCGTCCGGGCATATCACCGGGACCGATCCCCTGGTCGTCGTCTTCGACCGGTTCGCGCACTTCTCGATGAACTTCCTCAAACCGGTCGTGGCCGACGAGACGCTCGTGCTCACCTCCCCGCACAACGACATGGACTTCCTGGAAGACGTGTGCCGCAAGTACCCGCGCGTCGCCTACGTCTGCGAGGGCGCCTATTCCACGGGCGGCCTCGCCGACCTGGAGGGCATCAGGGCCCTGCAGGAGAAGTACGGCATGTACGTCTACATGGACGACTCCCACGCCCTGTCCACCCAGGGCCCGAACGGCGAGGGCTATGCCCGGTCGGTGTTCCGTGAACTCGACGAACGCACCATGATCGTCGCCTCCACGGCCAAGGCGTTCGGCTCCACCGGCGGGATCGCGATGCTCGGCTCGTCGAGTGTCTTCGACTTCCTCTACCGGTCCGGCCCGATGGGCTGGTCCCAGGGACTGCGTACCGCTGCCATCGGGACGACCCTGGGCAGCATCGCCGTCCACCGGTCTCCGGAACTCGGCGAGCGCCAGCGCCAACTGGCCGAGAACATCGCGCTGTTCGACCAGCGGATGAGCAACAGGCCGATCCGCGGTGTCGGATCGCACATCAAGTTCGTCACCGTGGGCGAGAACGACTGGGCCGTGGAACTGGCCACCGAGCTCTACCGGCGCGGCTACTACTGTTCGGCGATGTTCTTCCCGGTGGTGCCGCGTGGGCAGGCCGGCATCCGGCTGATGCTGCGCGGCGACATGACCACGGCGATGACCGAGAAGTTCGTCGACACCCTCCAGGACGTGCTGGACGGATTCCTGTGA
- a CDS encoding DegT/DnrJ/EryC1/StrS family aminotransferase translates to MSKLAALGGTAAVPTNRRHVPWPLVQDEDRKAVLDALDGARLVSDTDGVNPVSALEEAWARRFGFEHCVAVSNGTAALSVALAALGVGPGDEVIVPALSFIATGLAPVHQMAVPVFADIDPVTFNIDPDDLERRITARTRAIIPVHLHGAPADMDRITEIARRHGLAVIEDAAQAPGATHRGRPVGGIGAAGAFSLQVSKNIPTCGEGGLLVTRDAELAEAMRRGRQFGEVIEAGRERDYISYGLGWNHKMNALQAAFTIAQLDRYDEYERARQHNVTEFLARLAQLPGLRVPTALPDTTHAWHILRFRFDPAAFGLDGVRPEALRGALRRLLRAEGVPMSQYQLMPLPDQKVFTDRAGFGSGYPWAVTGAPGTVAGEGYPVTRAVIADSLTLQKRHLHPEAGELLGLYADAFEKVWANRDMVATFAKAAS, encoded by the coding sequence ATGAGCAAGCTGGCAGCGCTCGGCGGCACCGCGGCCGTGCCGACGAATCGGCGTCACGTGCCGTGGCCCCTGGTGCAGGACGAGGACCGCAAGGCGGTCCTGGACGCGCTCGACGGGGCGAGACTGGTGTCCGACACGGACGGCGTGAACCCGGTGTCCGCTCTGGAGGAGGCGTGGGCCCGCCGCTTCGGTTTCGAGCACTGCGTCGCAGTGTCCAACGGCACCGCGGCGCTGTCCGTCGCGCTGGCCGCGCTCGGTGTCGGACCGGGGGACGAGGTGATCGTGCCCGCACTGAGCTTCATCGCCACCGGGCTGGCACCGGTGCACCAGATGGCCGTTCCGGTGTTCGCCGACATCGACCCGGTCACCTTCAACATCGACCCGGACGACCTGGAGCGCCGGATCACGGCCAGGACCAGGGCGATCATCCCGGTGCATCTGCACGGCGCGCCCGCCGACATGGACCGGATCACCGAGATCGCGCGCAGGCACGGGCTCGCGGTGATCGAGGACGCCGCGCAGGCTCCCGGTGCGACCCACCGTGGCCGACCGGTCGGCGGGATCGGTGCCGCCGGCGCCTTCAGCCTCCAGGTCAGCAAGAACATACCGACCTGCGGTGAAGGTGGCCTGCTGGTGACCCGCGACGCGGAACTGGCCGAGGCGATGCGCCGCGGCAGGCAGTTCGGCGAGGTGATCGAAGCCGGTCGGGAACGGGACTACATCTCGTACGGCCTGGGTTGGAACCACAAGATGAACGCGCTCCAGGCCGCGTTCACCATCGCGCAGCTCGACCGGTACGACGAGTACGAGCGTGCGCGGCAGCACAATGTCACCGAGTTCCTTGCCCGGCTCGCACAACTGCCCGGTCTGCGAGTGCCGACCGCGTTGCCGGACACCACCCACGCCTGGCACATCCTGCGGTTCCGGTTCGACCCGGCCGCGTTCGGCCTGGACGGGGTGCGACCCGAGGCACTGCGCGGGGCCCTGCGGCGGCTGCTGCGCGCCGAAGGCGTACCGATGTCGCAGTACCAGCTCATGCCGCTGCCCGACCAGAAGGTGTTCACGGACCGCGCCGGCTTCGGCTCGGGCTACCCGTGGGCCGTGACCGGCGCACCCGGAACGGTCGCAGGTGAGGGCTACCCGGTCACCCGCGCGGTCATCGCCGACTCCCTGACCCTCCAAAAGCGCCACCTCCATCCCGAAGCGGGTGAGCTGCTCGGCCTGTACGCGGACGCCTTCGAGAAGGTGTGGGCGAACCGCGACATGGTGGCCACGTTCGCGAAGGCGGCTTCATGA
- a CDS encoding transketolase — protein sequence MNATPVLERTSLASVAARIRAHVVDMCAGPEGGHLGGALSCADVLAALYFSVLNVDPRRPDDPDRDRFLLSKGHAAVGLYATLAERGFFPVEELAGYGRPGSRLMGHPVRAVPGVELPTGSLGHGLALGCGFALGARYAGRSARSFVLLGDGELQEGSVWEAAIAAVSLRLDRLVAVVDRNGLQLTGRTDAIAPMEPLADRWRAFGWAVREVDGHDPDELAAHLGSTPWEPGKPSVLIARTVKGQGLPFLAGRSASHYVTLSPRNHARALRGLRAAEDAA from the coding sequence ATGAACGCGACCCCGGTCCTTGAGCGGACCTCTCTTGCCTCGGTCGCCGCACGCATCCGCGCGCACGTCGTCGACATGTGCGCGGGGCCCGAAGGCGGGCATCTCGGCGGCGCGCTCTCCTGCGCGGACGTACTCGCCGCGCTGTACTTCTCGGTGCTGAACGTGGACCCGCGGCGTCCGGACGACCCGGATCGCGACCGCTTCCTGCTCAGCAAGGGCCACGCCGCTGTCGGCCTCTACGCCACGCTGGCCGAACGCGGCTTCTTCCCGGTCGAGGAACTCGCCGGGTACGGACGCCCCGGCAGCAGGCTGATGGGCCATCCGGTGCGCGCGGTGCCCGGTGTGGAGCTGCCGACCGGATCACTCGGCCACGGACTCGCGCTGGGTTGCGGGTTCGCGCTGGGCGCCCGGTACGCGGGCCGCTCCGCGCGCAGTTTCGTCCTGCTCGGCGACGGCGAGCTGCAGGAAGGCTCGGTGTGGGAGGCGGCCATCGCGGCCGTGTCGCTGCGCCTTGACCGGCTGGTCGCCGTGGTGGACCGCAACGGGCTGCAGTTGACCGGCCGCACCGACGCGATCGCGCCGATGGAACCGCTGGCCGACCGCTGGCGCGCTTTCGGCTGGGCCGTCCGCGAGGTGGACGGGCACGACCCGGACGAGCTGGCGGCGCATCTCGGCTCCACACCCTGGGAGCCGGGCAAGCCGAGTGTGCTGATCGCCCGCACGGTCAAGGGCCAGGGGCTGCCGTTCCTCGCCGGCCGCAGTGCCAGCCACTACGTGACGCTGTCGCCGCGCAACCACGCACGGGCCCTCCGCGGGCTGCGGGCCGCGGAGGACGCCGCATGA
- a CDS encoding 2-oxoglutarate and iron-dependent oxygenase domain-containing protein: MTDIPVISLAQAEQQDEVRISAEIFRACTETGFLVVHDHGIDRKVFDDAYELAHDFFGQAPGRACPYTGREDGPAKCTEKSGMGRLVLDGSEHLPFPADKRGIALRDALKTYFAACRVVADRVTGMLTVALGLGEFVDGASITLFTKDGPGLQLCDAAGNWIDVDVPGRDWFIVSTGNLKVRWSHEAHAAAQRAGEGDRSRQSIALFKPGYDDAVIEWFPTYTQAQPDAYEPAPYEDFSLERLNAFFGREEVRS, from the coding sequence ATGACCGACATTCCCGTGATCAGTCTGGCCCAGGCCGAGCAGCAGGACGAGGTGAGGATTTCCGCCGAGATCTTCCGGGCCTGCACCGAAACCGGATTCCTCGTCGTGCACGACCACGGCATCGACCGCAAGGTCTTCGACGACGCCTACGAACTGGCCCACGACTTCTTCGGGCAGGCGCCGGGGAGGGCCTGCCCGTACACCGGCAGGGAGGACGGGCCGGCCAAGTGCACCGAGAAGTCCGGCATGGGGCGGCTCGTGCTCGACGGCTCCGAGCACCTTCCTTTCCCGGCCGACAAGCGGGGCATCGCACTGCGCGACGCGCTCAAGACCTACTTCGCCGCGTGCCGGGTCGTCGCCGACCGGGTCACCGGGATGCTGACCGTGGCGCTGGGACTGGGCGAGTTCGTCGACGGCGCGTCGATCACACTGTTCACCAAGGACGGCCCAGGGCTGCAGCTCTGCGATGCGGCCGGCAACTGGATCGACGTGGACGTCCCCGGCAGGGACTGGTTCATCGTCAGCACCGGGAACCTCAAGGTCCGCTGGTCGCACGAGGCACATGCTGCGGCGCAGCGGGCGGGCGAGGGCGACCGGTCACGACAGTCGATCGCGCTCTTCAAGCCGGGCTACGACGACGCTGTCATCGAGTGGTTCCCGACGTACACCCAGGCCCAGCCGGACGCGTACGAGCCGGCCCCCTACGAGGATTTCTCGCTGGAGAGGCTGAACGCCTTCTTCGGTCGGGAGGAGGTCCGGTCGTGA
- a CDS encoding 2-isopropylmalate synthase — protein sequence MKTKTSADQRLHTQPWWNAQQQSGMPVHRYQRAEPQELLEPGTRTWLGRAPAHAPLWSSVDLRDGNQALANPMDLRRKRKMFDLLVRLGFKDIEIGYPSASETEFEFVRHLITGGHIPDDVTVTVFTPAIPELIDRTFEAVRGTDRAVVHLCHATACLWREVVFRKTPSEVMALAQESAQRLVRLADRADGAIRFEYSPETFNVTEPQFALEIANTVAEIVEATPERPLTLNLPSTVEMHAPTVFADQIEWMSRNLDRRDGIILSVHPHNDRGTAVAAAEFALAAGADRVEGTLFGNGERTGNVCLITLALNLFSRGVDPQLDLSDIPSVRRAAEECNRMPVPDRHPYAGDLVFTAFSGTHQDAIAKGLLHLEDQAAAAGVPAAELPWDVPYLPVDPQDLGRSYEAVIRVNSQSGKGGIAHVLRTRWGIELPVALRAEFARVVQRVTDLSGTEVDPGRIWDVFRAEYCDAGDWAGFTAPASGDDPAEALLAAARAYGVDAHVEQLVRDEGGPGSGARHVCYAQLFVAHEPVWGAGLGATAGEATVRAVLSALHRSGARPGNGGSVPQLTGAREGAR from the coding sequence ATGAAGACGAAGACATCGGCGGACCAGCGGCTGCACACACAGCCCTGGTGGAACGCTCAGCAACAGTCCGGCATGCCGGTTCACCGCTACCAGCGTGCCGAGCCGCAGGAACTCCTGGAGCCCGGCACCCGTACCTGGCTCGGTCGCGCACCCGCGCACGCGCCGCTGTGGAGTTCGGTGGACCTGCGCGACGGCAACCAGGCCCTGGCCAACCCGATGGACCTGCGGCGTAAGCGGAAGATGTTCGACCTGCTGGTCCGCCTGGGGTTCAAGGACATCGAGATCGGCTATCCCTCGGCCAGTGAGACCGAGTTCGAATTCGTGCGTCACCTCATCACCGGCGGCCACATTCCCGACGATGTCACCGTCACGGTTTTCACCCCGGCCATCCCGGAGCTGATCGACCGCACTTTCGAGGCCGTGCGGGGCACGGACCGCGCCGTCGTTCATCTCTGCCACGCCACAGCGTGCCTGTGGCGCGAGGTGGTGTTCCGCAAGACGCCGTCCGAGGTGATGGCGCTGGCCCAGGAGAGCGCGCAGCGTCTGGTGCGGTTGGCCGACCGGGCCGACGGTGCCATCCGGTTCGAGTACTCGCCGGAGACGTTCAACGTCACCGAGCCGCAGTTCGCCCTGGAGATCGCGAACACGGTGGCCGAGATCGTCGAGGCCACGCCGGAGCGCCCGCTGACGCTCAACCTGCCCAGCACGGTGGAGATGCACGCGCCCACTGTGTTTGCCGACCAGATCGAGTGGATGAGCCGGAATCTGGACCGACGGGACGGCATCATCCTCTCCGTCCACCCGCACAACGACCGCGGTACCGCGGTGGCCGCGGCGGAGTTCGCGCTCGCCGCGGGGGCCGACCGGGTCGAGGGCACGCTGTTCGGCAACGGCGAGCGGACCGGCAACGTCTGCCTGATCACGCTGGCGCTGAACCTGTTCAGCCGTGGCGTCGACCCCCAGCTCGACCTCTCCGACATCCCGTCCGTCCGCCGCGCCGCGGAGGAGTGCAACCGGATGCCGGTGCCGGACCGGCATCCGTACGCCGGCGATCTCGTCTTCACCGCCTTCTCCGGCACCCACCAGGACGCCATCGCCAAGGGACTGCTGCACCTGGAGGACCAGGCCGCAGCCGCCGGAGTCCCGGCCGCGGAACTGCCGTGGGACGTGCCCTACCTGCCGGTCGATCCGCAGGACCTCGGTCGCAGTTACGAGGCGGTCATCCGGGTCAACAGCCAGTCGGGCAAGGGCGGTATCGCCCATGTGCTGCGCACACGTTGGGGGATCGAACTGCCCGTCGCGCTGCGTGCCGAGTTCGCCCGCGTTGTGCAGCGGGTCACCGATCTCTCCGGTACCGAGGTGGATCCGGGCCGGATCTGGGACGTCTTCCGCGCCGAGTACTGCGATGCCGGTGACTGGGCCGGCTTCACGGCGCCCGCCTCCGGTGACGACCCGGCCGAGGCGCTGCTGGCCGCGGCCCGTGCGTACGGCGTGGACGCCCATGTGGAGCAACTGGTCCGCGACGAGGGCGGGCCGGGTTCCGGTGCACGCCACGTCTGCTATGCGCAGTTGTTCGTGGCGCACGAGCCGGTGTGGGGGGCGGGACTGGGCGCGACCGCCGGCGAGGCGACCGTGCGGGCGGTGCTGTCGGCCCTGCACCGCAGCGGGGCCCGGCCAGGGAACGGCGGGTCCGTGCCGCAGCTGACCGGAGCTCGGGAGGGAGCCCGGTGA
- a CDS encoding 2OG-Fe dioxygenase family protein, protein MAAAMISAELTGDVALAAIKDLSESGAHLVRHNDFSTLTGVRPADWARFAENWEVLRRDPYMADGGTYRYRRYGQFDLDMETGDLTRLPHGPYRQEADVNKLHGGVDRVYEPLTEAFVGDPVLRNVLVRPAEIFSRVDGTTKWNIKVTPIRTTATKDEAGEPTPEGRHRDGVTFITSLMIGRRNLTGGESAVYAEDGELLVTTTLREPGDILLSDDRRTYHEVTAVRTEDAGEPGHRDVLIMAYTAL, encoded by the coding sequence ATGGCCGCAGCGATGATCAGTGCAGAGCTGACCGGCGACGTGGCGCTCGCCGCGATCAAGGACCTGTCCGAGTCCGGTGCCCATCTCGTCCGGCACAACGACTTCTCGACCCTGACAGGCGTCCGTCCCGCCGACTGGGCGCGTTTCGCCGAGAACTGGGAGGTTCTCCGGCGCGACCCCTACATGGCCGACGGCGGCACCTATCGCTACCGCAGGTACGGCCAGTTCGACCTCGACATGGAAACCGGTGACCTCACCCGGCTCCCGCACGGTCCGTACCGTCAGGAGGCTGACGTCAACAAGTTGCACGGCGGCGTCGACCGGGTTTACGAACCGCTCACCGAGGCGTTCGTCGGCGACCCCGTTCTGCGCAACGTGCTGGTGAGGCCGGCCGAGATCTTCAGCCGTGTCGACGGCACCACGAAGTGGAACATCAAGGTGACCCCGATCCGGACCACCGCCACGAAGGACGAGGCCGGTGAGCCCACTCCGGAGGGCCGGCACAGGGACGGCGTCACCTTCATCACGTCCCTGATGATCGGTCGCCGCAACCTGACCGGTGGGGAGAGCGCGGTGTACGCGGAAGACGGCGAACTTCTCGTCACCACAACGCTCCGTGAGCCCGGCGACATTCTGCTCAGTGACGACCGCCGCACCTACCACGAGGTCACGGCGGTGCGTACCGAGGACGCCGGTGAACCGGGCCACCGCGACGTCCTGATCATGGCCTACACCGCGCTGTGA
- a CDS encoding transketolase C-terminal domain-containing protein, whose product MSRATREAYRDSLLPLLKRHPELMCLDSDTGLFNAEYAAAAGDQYLNVGIAEHNLMGVAAGMAACGRVPFVNTMAAFATSRALEAIKIDIAYNRLPVRIMATHGGLAAGHLGPTHQALEDLAVMRVLPSMTVVVPADAAATEAFVEQSLDLPGPLYVRLGRKPTPELPAAPPPVIGRAQTLREGGDVVLACCGPYPVLACLAAADVLARQGIEATVLNMHTLRPFDTETLVAAARPVPLVVTLEEHWRGGGLGGAVAETLAEVAPTRVLRLGMPDQFVDEVGNQEHLVAHYDLTAERVVRAVRTALDIAARPGKIDRKELIS is encoded by the coding sequence ATGAGCCGCGCGACTCGGGAGGCGTACAGGGACAGCCTGCTTCCGCTCCTGAAGCGGCATCCCGAGCTGATGTGCCTGGACTCCGACACCGGCCTGTTCAACGCCGAGTACGCCGCGGCGGCCGGCGACCAATACCTCAATGTCGGCATCGCCGAACACAACCTGATGGGCGTGGCCGCGGGGATGGCCGCGTGCGGACGGGTCCCGTTCGTCAACACGATGGCCGCCTTCGCGACCTCCCGGGCCCTGGAAGCGATCAAGATCGACATCGCCTACAACCGGCTGCCGGTCCGCATCATGGCCACCCACGGCGGCCTCGCCGCGGGGCACCTCGGTCCGACGCACCAGGCACTGGAAGATCTCGCGGTGATGCGGGTACTGCCCTCGATGACCGTGGTGGTGCCCGCCGACGCCGCCGCCACGGAGGCGTTCGTCGAACAGAGCCTGGACCTGCCCGGACCGCTCTACGTCCGGCTCGGCCGCAAACCGACCCCCGAACTGCCGGCTGCCCCGCCGCCGGTCATCGGGCGGGCGCAGACGCTGCGGGAGGGCGGCGACGTGGTGCTCGCCTGCTGCGGCCCGTACCCGGTGCTCGCCTGTCTGGCCGCGGCGGACGTCCTCGCCCGGCAGGGGATTGAGGCCACGGTCCTCAACATGCACACCCTGCGGCCGTTCGACACGGAGACGCTGGTGGCCGCGGCCCGGCCGGTGCCGCTCGTCGTGACGCTGGAAGAGCACTGGCGCGGCGGCGGCCTCGGTGGTGCGGTGGCCGAGACCCTGGCGGAGGTAGCGCCCACCCGGGTGCTGCGGCTGGGCATGCCGGACCAGTTCGTCGACGAGGTGGGCAACCAGGAACACCTCGTCGCGCATTACGACCTCACCGCGGAGCGGGTCGTGAGGGCGGTCCGTACCGCTCTCGACATCGCGGCCCGCCCCGGGAAGATCGATCGGAAGGAACTCATCTCATGA
- a CDS encoding MaoC family dehydratase, whose amino-acid sequence MNDPIPTPYVELEPGRFREDSGLSYEDYVVGHVFEHRPGRTITTTDNVWSSLLCLNQHPLHIDEEYASETPFKKLLVSSLVTFGIVNGMTVKTISQKAVANLGWDKVRLSAPVFVGDTLYAETTIVSKRPSATRPGEGVVTVHTVGRNQDGVQVIAFDRTVLATMRDPEDPAAGPSFRDRKRP is encoded by the coding sequence GTGAACGACCCGATACCGACGCCGTACGTGGAACTCGAACCCGGGCGCTTCCGTGAGGACTCCGGCCTGAGCTACGAGGACTACGTCGTCGGCCATGTCTTCGAGCACCGGCCCGGCCGCACCATCACCACGACCGACAACGTCTGGAGTTCGCTGCTCTGCCTCAACCAGCACCCCCTCCACATCGACGAGGAGTACGCGTCCGAGACCCCGTTCAAGAAGCTGCTGGTGTCCAGCCTGGTCACGTTCGGGATCGTCAACGGGATGACGGTCAAGACCATCAGCCAGAAGGCGGTCGCCAACCTCGGCTGGGACAAGGTCCGGCTCAGCGCCCCGGTGTTCGTCGGGGACACGCTCTACGCCGAGACCACGATCGTCTCCAAGCGCCCCTCCGCCACCCGGCCCGGCGAGGGCGTCGTCACGGTCCACACGGTGGGTCGCAACCAGGACGGAGTGCAGGTCATCGCGTTCGACCGCACCGTGCTGGCCACCATGCGCGACCCGGAGGATCCCGCCGCCGGGCCATCGTTTCGAGACAGGAAGCGTCCATGA
- a CDS encoding BtrH N-terminal domain-containing protein, whose protein sequence is MTVDTTTRTYMITGPEPELWYRDLISCLQSTFGSVLARAGADPLAVLGAGWRFLHLPGDVRSEEFYYPCPADESGGTDLGAALAPHHELHARWWQPADEDDLWREVRETLAEDRLVIAAVDNFYLPFRPAYQDVHAAHLVIVYGLDETRGVVHVSDAMPPAFRGAVPIEDFLRSWGSANPSDVQDAFFSDSGIGRRCLDVRLDAPAGPLTPELLGGFLRTDVDGFTTATPARTGLAGYDEFAAELLDRCRAQDAGALRELYPFGWGMQAQASLHGELLRRCGSRWDDPALAAAGRAVESVAHAWTGLRFTGAHGLADPRAAAPDIARHVTRLRGAYACAVDAVGAAAGRL, encoded by the coding sequence ATGACCGTCGACACGACGACACGCACTTACATGATCACCGGACCGGAACCCGAGTTGTGGTACCGCGACCTCATCAGCTGCCTGCAGTCCACCTTCGGTTCGGTACTGGCACGGGCGGGCGCCGATCCGCTGGCCGTGCTCGGCGCGGGCTGGCGGTTCCTCCACCTGCCGGGCGACGTCAGGTCCGAGGAGTTCTACTACCCCTGCCCCGCCGACGAATCCGGTGGCACCGATCTGGGTGCCGCGCTCGCACCCCACCACGAGCTGCACGCGCGCTGGTGGCAGCCTGCCGACGAGGACGACCTCTGGCGGGAGGTGCGCGAGACGCTGGCCGAGGACCGGTTGGTCATCGCCGCCGTGGACAACTTCTACCTGCCGTTCCGACCCGCGTACCAGGACGTGCACGCTGCACACCTCGTGATCGTCTACGGACTGGACGAGACGCGCGGGGTGGTCCATGTCTCGGACGCGATGCCGCCCGCGTTCCGCGGTGCCGTCCCGATCGAGGACTTCCTGCGCAGCTGGGGCTCGGCGAACCCGTCCGACGTACAGGACGCCTTCTTCAGCGACTCAGGGATCGGCCGGCGCTGCCTCGACGTCCGCCTCGACGCCCCGGCCGGGCCCCTGACGCCCGAACTGCTCGGCGGTTTCCTGCGCACCGACGTCGACGGCTTCACCACGGCCACCCCGGCCCGTACCGGTCTCGCCGGGTACGACGAGTTCGCCGCGGAACTCCTCGACCGGTGCCGGGCCCAAGACGCCGGCGCACTGCGCGAGCTCTATCCCTTCGGCTGGGGCATGCAGGCGCAGGCATCCCTGCACGGGGAGCTCCTGCGCCGCTGCGGCAGCCGCTGGGACGACCCGGCGCTCGCCGCGGCCGGACGGGCCGTCGAGTCCGTCGCGCACGCCTGGACCGGCCTGCGCTTCACCGGTGCGCACGGGCTCGCGGACCCGCGCGCCGCCGCACCCGACATCGCGCGCCATGTCACGCGACTGCGCGGCGCCTACGCCTGCGCGGTCGATGCCGTCGGCGCGGCGGCGGGCCGGCTGTGA
- a CDS encoding aldolase/citrate lyase family protein gives MKVHPCLFYVPASRVDKLLKNVPRESVALVLDLEDSVPKQAKPAARERLGEVDLTGTGHAGVWVRINSIETPDGLLDIQTLLALDGRIGGLPVETVLVPKICGARDVAIYRSLLSHLSDPPEICSFIETVDAVENAFEIAAVSDGLCFGQADLVAEMWAPDESYLAHARARMCVAASRYGLPVIDTNSFELWDMDVVLAQSEVAKQCGYTGKAAIHPKQVDVIVETFGTSPGELDRHYQTIKDYEADEAGFAVSKDRVLAPPFVLKARRTIALHSGIARPVR, from the coding sequence GTGAAGGTTCACCCCTGCCTGTTCTACGTCCCCGCGTCGCGCGTCGACAAGCTGCTGAAGAACGTTCCGCGCGAGTCGGTCGCGCTGGTGCTGGACCTCGAGGACTCCGTCCCGAAACAGGCGAAGCCCGCCGCCCGCGAGCGGCTCGGCGAAGTAGATCTGACGGGGACGGGTCATGCCGGCGTATGGGTGCGCATCAACAGCATCGAGACGCCGGACGGCCTGCTTGACATCCAGACGCTGCTCGCGCTCGACGGGCGGATCGGCGGTCTGCCCGTGGAAACGGTGCTGGTGCCGAAGATCTGCGGCGCCCGCGATGTCGCCATCTACCGCTCGCTCCTGTCCCACCTGTCCGATCCGCCGGAGATCTGCAGCTTCATCGAGACGGTGGACGCCGTCGAGAACGCATTCGAGATAGCGGCGGTCAGCGACGGGCTGTGCTTCGGACAAGCCGACCTGGTGGCCGAGATGTGGGCACCGGACGAGTCCTACCTTGCCCATGCGCGGGCCCGGATGTGTGTGGCGGCATCGCGGTACGGCCTGCCGGTCATCGACACAAACTCCTTCGAGTTGTGGGACATGGACGTCGTCCTTGCCCAGAGCGAGGTGGCGAAGCAGTGCGGCTACACCGGGAAGGCGGCCATCCATCCGAAGCAGGTCGACGTCATCGTCGAGACGTTCGGCACCTCACCCGGAGAACTGGACCGCCACTACCAGACGATCAAGGACTACGAGGCCGACGAGGCCGGCTTCGCGGTCAGCAAGGACCGGGTGCTCGCGCCGCCCTTCGTCCTGAAAGCCCGGCGCACGATCGCGCTGCACAGCGGCATCGCACGTCCTGTCCGCTGA